A window from Mycobacterium saskatchewanense encodes these proteins:
- a CDS encoding LysR family transcriptional regulator gives MGQVLDIAPLRSLVAVADCGGFHRAAAALHLTQSAVSQHLRRVEAVVGQPVVERSGRGVVFTEVGHRVLRHARTILAAHDTALEDLGATEHRLLTIGATEHGADVMLAGLTGVLRDRLPDRRVRFRLDRNVSLADSIDRGLVDLAIMVDGSGLDRANASGVVQLKWVAARTLTRRIGDPLPLVTFSEPCTLREPAFSILEKQGVPYEVAVECGDLSGLYAAVRSGLGVALLPMIGRLPDGLCVAEGLPAANCASILVRGRAGIDADVLSTFDAAVRDVLAAEN, from the coding sequence ATGGGTCAGGTTCTTGACATCGCGCCGCTGCGCAGCCTCGTCGCCGTGGCCGACTGTGGTGGATTTCACCGGGCGGCCGCCGCGCTGCACCTGACACAGTCGGCGGTCAGTCAACACCTGCGCCGGGTCGAAGCGGTGGTCGGTCAGCCGGTGGTCGAGCGTTCGGGTCGCGGGGTCGTGTTCACCGAAGTCGGCCATCGGGTCCTCCGGCACGCCCGCACGATCTTGGCCGCGCACGACACGGCCCTCGAGGATTTGGGTGCGACGGAGCACAGGCTGCTGACGATCGGCGCCACCGAGCACGGTGCGGACGTAATGCTGGCGGGCCTGACGGGCGTGCTGCGCGACCGGCTGCCGGACCGGCGGGTGCGCTTCCGGCTTGACCGCAACGTGTCACTGGCGGACTCGATCGACCGGGGTCTGGTGGATTTGGCGATCATGGTCGACGGGTCCGGCCTGGACCGGGCCAACGCGTCGGGGGTCGTGCAGCTGAAATGGGTTGCGGCGCGCACCCTCACCCGCCGGATCGGCGACCCGCTGCCGTTGGTGACCTTCTCCGAGCCGTGCACCCTGCGCGAGCCGGCCTTCTCCATCCTCGAGAAGCAGGGCGTCCCCTACGAGGTCGCCGTCGAATGTGGCGATCTGTCGGGCCTTTACGCCGCGGTGCGGTCGGGGCTCGGGGTCGCGCTGCTGCCGATGATCGGGAGGCTTCCCGACGGCCTGTGCGTGGCCGAGGGACTGCCGGCAGCGAACTGCGCGTCGATCCTGGTGCGTGGCCGTGCCGGCATCGACGCGGACGTATTGAGCACCTTCGACGCGGCGGTGCGCGACGTGCTGGCCGCCGAGAACTGA
- a CDS encoding NHL repeat-containing protein gives MARAAGFMTGTSLKVKYGVRKLARDETRPTDLPFTDRYLPPAVAVDKAGNLYVGDALRASGKERVRKLASDADAPTQPSFPGLLEASRFAVDSNGDLLVADSWQKTAGSSNCRRAPPRGRNYLCRSVRPPWRSTPPTIFTSR, from the coding sequence GTGGCGCGCGCCGCGGGTTTCATGACCGGCACCAGCCTGAAAGTGAAATACGGGGTGCGGAAACTCGCCCGGGACGAGACACGGCCGACCGACCTGCCGTTCACCGACCGCTATCTGCCCCCCGCCGTGGCGGTCGACAAAGCCGGCAACCTGTATGTCGGTGATGCCCTCAGGGCCAGCGGCAAAGAGCGGGTACGCAAGCTGGCGTCCGACGCCGACGCACCGACCCAGCCGTCGTTTCCCGGCCTGCTGGAGGCCAGCCGCTTCGCGGTCGACTCGAACGGAGATCTGCTCGTCGCCGACTCCTGGCAGAAGACCGCCGGATCTTCAAACTGCCGGCGGGCTCCACCCAGGGGACGAAACTACCTGTGCCGCAGCGTGCGTCCGCCCTGGCGATCGACTCCGCCGACAATCTTTACGTCGCGGTGA
- a CDS encoding NUDIX hydrolase, with product MTIPYDDGLRARIRGHLAGHGRRAVTDPSRRHAAVAVVLVDSEVGEDRVDPAPVDEWNAGRPRPAAGLDGRMVDVSGGAAFLLCRRASRLSSHSAQWALPGGRLDPGEDAVDAALRELDEEVGIRLAESAVLGLLDDYATRSGYVITPVVIWGGGRLEPRPAPDEVVAVYRVGLHQLQRDDSPRFIAIPESPRPVVQIPLGNDLIHAPTGAVLLQLRWLGLEGRHDPVNELEQPVFAWK from the coding sequence GTGACGATCCCGTACGACGACGGCTTGCGCGCGCGGATCCGTGGTCATCTGGCGGGACACGGCCGCCGCGCTGTGACCGACCCGAGCAGGCGGCACGCGGCCGTCGCGGTGGTGCTGGTGGACTCCGAGGTCGGCGAGGATCGGGTGGATCCCGCGCCGGTGGACGAGTGGAACGCGGGGCGGCCGAGGCCGGCCGCGGGCCTCGACGGCCGCATGGTCGACGTGTCGGGCGGTGCCGCGTTCCTGTTGTGCCGCAGGGCGTCTCGCCTCAGTTCACACTCGGCGCAGTGGGCGCTGCCCGGGGGGCGTCTCGATCCCGGCGAGGACGCCGTCGACGCCGCGCTGCGGGAATTGGACGAAGAGGTCGGCATCAGACTCGCCGAATCGGCCGTGCTCGGATTGCTCGATGACTACGCGACGCGCTCCGGATACGTCATCACCCCGGTGGTGATCTGGGGCGGCGGTCGGCTCGAGCCCCGTCCCGCGCCCGACGAGGTGGTGGCGGTCTACCGCGTGGGGCTGCACCAACTGCAGCGCGACGACTCGCCGCGCTTCATCGCCATCCCGGAAAGCCCGCGGCCGGTGGTGCAGATTCCGTTGGGAAACGATCTGATTCACGCCCCCACTGGCGCGGTGTTGCTGCAGTTGAGGTGGTTGGGGCTGGAGGGCCGCCACGATCCCGTCAACGAGCTCGAACAGCCTGTGTTCGCCTGGAAGTAG